One Microlunatus soli genomic window carries:
- a CDS encoding methionine ABC transporter ATP-binding protein, giving the protein MAALVSLVGVSKEFRRPSVVRAVDDVDLDINAGEITGVIGYSGAGKSTLVRLINALERPSSGRVLLDGVDLGRLTERELGRVRSEVGMIFQQFNLFASRTVAGNVAYPLKLAGLGRAERAARVAEMLDFVGLADRASAYPNQLSGGQKQRVGIARALATGPKLLLADEATSALDPETTADVLALLRRVNRDLGTTVVVVTHEMEVVRSICDRVVVMEQGRIVERGPVFDVFARPQSTATRRFVQTVLHDRPDADVISRLRGDHAGTIITVELVDQRTAIFDRLRDQRVHSAVIYGGISEIGDRPFGSLTFELTGEPDAIRSTIASLAEITEVTEWPEGGV; this is encoded by the coding sequence ATGGCCGCCCTGGTGAGCCTGGTCGGCGTCAGCAAGGAGTTCCGCCGGCCGTCGGTGGTCCGTGCGGTCGATGATGTCGATCTGGACATCAACGCTGGCGAGATCACCGGAGTGATCGGCTATTCCGGGGCCGGCAAGTCGACCTTGGTGCGCTTGATCAACGCCCTGGAACGCCCATCCAGCGGCCGGGTGCTGCTGGACGGCGTTGATCTTGGTCGCTTGACCGAGCGGGAGCTGGGCCGGGTGCGCAGCGAGGTCGGGATGATCTTCCAGCAGTTCAACCTGTTCGCCTCCCGGACCGTCGCCGGCAATGTTGCCTACCCGTTGAAGCTGGCCGGTCTCGGTCGGGCCGAACGTGCGGCCCGGGTGGCGGAGATGTTGGACTTCGTCGGTCTCGCGGATCGGGCGTCGGCCTACCCGAACCAGCTGTCCGGTGGCCAGAAGCAGCGAGTCGGGATCGCCCGGGCGCTGGCCACCGGTCCCAAGCTGCTGTTGGCCGACGAGGCCACCAGTGCGCTCGATCCGGAGACGACAGCCGACGTGCTGGCGCTGTTGCGCCGGGTCAATCGCGATCTCGGGACCACCGTCGTGGTGGTCACTCACGAGATGGAGGTGGTCCGCTCGATCTGTGATCGGGTGGTGGTGATGGAGCAGGGACGGATCGTGGAACGGGGGCCGGTCTTCGACGTCTTCGCTCGTCCGCAGTCGACCGCGACCCGGCGGTTCGTCCAGACGGTGTTGCATGATCGTCCGGACGCGGACGTGATCTCACGGCTGCGCGGCGATCATGCCGGGACGATCATCACTGTCGAGCTGGTTGACCAGCGGACCGCGATCTTCGACCGACTCCGGGATCAGCGCGTACACAGCGCGGTGATCTACGGCGGCATCTCCGAGATCGGTGACCGGCCGTTCGGGTCACTGACCTTCGAACTGACCGGTGAACCCGACGCGATCCGATCGACGATCGCCTCGCTCGCAGAGATCACCGAGGTCACCGAGTGGCCGGAAGGGGGAGTGTGA
- a CDS encoding ABC transporter substrate-binding protein, giving the protein MTRTDPMQSSTARFDRRSALRAAALLGGAGLAGSGLAACMPGSSQPEQKLAPKPSATAKGSITLWMRDDDLLKVFRTVVPAFNKVYPDVSVKMVGLDIDTKLPPTLISGTAVPDGSFYEDVNIGAQADHLYDLTSLMKPHRADTVQFKLDVNTFDNKLVGIPWDTDPGLLYYRTDILDKAGVDPATLISYDALLDAADKIKSKNAKAKPIPLEQDANLGLQWLMMLINQQQGSGLIDKQDNLTIDTPAFRNALTWIRQVAEQGLGARTKFASTSNIAMLDNGTISLVPWAIWFIFLPQSGLKTSVGKWRVAELPAWTEGGARSGVMGGSSFVIPLKAKNPELAWLFYEFALYNKKGYSTVYGPNKTYPNGLNTSLPSVKAALNGPALFKPVEQLGNQDLWSVDTKAALAIPAGYRIPPWFNQAANYLGVNMQKMIDGSMSVDDVISKSSDQIQKNLVDRQR; this is encoded by the coding sequence ATGACCAGGACAGACCCGATGCAGTCGTCGACTGCCCGCTTCGACCGACGATCCGCGCTCCGGGCGGCGGCGCTGCTGGGTGGTGCGGGTCTCGCCGGCTCCGGCCTGGCGGCCTGCATGCCGGGGTCGTCGCAGCCGGAGCAGAAGTTGGCGCCCAAGCCCAGTGCGACGGCCAAGGGCTCGATCACCTTGTGGATGCGCGACGACGACCTGCTCAAGGTATTCCGCACGGTCGTGCCGGCGTTCAACAAGGTGTATCCCGACGTCTCGGTGAAGATGGTCGGTCTGGACATCGACACCAAGCTGCCGCCGACCTTGATCAGTGGCACTGCGGTGCCGGACGGTTCCTTCTACGAGGACGTCAACATCGGCGCGCAGGCCGATCACCTCTATGACCTGACGTCCCTGATGAAACCGCATCGTGCTGACACGGTGCAGTTCAAGCTGGACGTCAACACCTTCGACAACAAGTTGGTCGGGATCCCCTGGGACACCGATCCGGGACTGCTGTACTACCGCACCGACATCCTGGACAAGGCCGGTGTCGACCCGGCGACGCTGATCAGCTACGACGCGCTGCTGGACGCCGCGGACAAGATCAAGTCCAAGAACGCCAAGGCCAAGCCCATCCCGCTGGAGCAGGACGCCAACCTCGGCCTGCAGTGGCTGATGATGTTGATCAACCAGCAGCAGGGCAGCGGGCTGATCGACAAGCAGGACAACCTCACCATCGACACACCTGCGTTCCGCAACGCCCTCACCTGGATCCGGCAGGTCGCCGAACAGGGGCTCGGTGCCCGGACGAAGTTCGCCAGCACGAGCAACATCGCGATGCTCGACAACGGCACGATCTCCCTGGTGCCGTGGGCGATCTGGTTCATCTTCCTGCCACAGTCCGGGCTCAAGACCTCCGTCGGCAAGTGGCGGGTCGCCGAGTTGCCGGCCTGGACCGAGGGCGGCGCGCGGTCCGGGGTGATGGGCGGTAGCTCGTTCGTGATCCCGCTGAAGGCGAAGAACCCGGAGCTGGCCTGGTTGTTCTACGAGTTCGCCCTCTACAACAAGAAGGGCTACAGCACCGTGTACGGGCCGAACAAGACCTACCCGAACGGGTTGAACACCTCGCTGCCTTCGGTCAAGGCAGCACTGAACGGACCCGCACTCTTCAAGCCCGTCGAGCAACTGGGCAATCAGGACCTGTGGTCGGTGGACACCAAGGCTGCGCTGGCGATTCCTGCCGGTTACCGCATCCCGCCGTGGTTCAACCAGGCAGCGAACTACCTCGGCGTCAACATGCAGAAGATGATCGACGGATCGATGAGCGTGGACGACGTGATCTCCAAGTCTTCGGACCAGATCCAGAAGAACCTCGTCGATCGGCAACGATGA
- a CDS encoding MetQ/NlpA family ABC transporter substrate-binding protein, with amino-acid sequence MSRPDLVRRLPRLLGAVVAATALLLAAACGTDSGASGGDDKHVKIGVADAAEPYWQTYKQKASEAGIEVELVNFSDYNQPNPALTQKQLDLNEFQHLQYLAEYNVKAKQDLTPIGATALYPLPLYSTKHASTAEIPAGGKVAIPNDPTNQARALLVLQAAKLITLKDGGNSLSTPADVQPGAKIKVVPVDASQTAANLGSVDAAIVNNNYATAAKLGEDKIIYKDNVNADEFKPYINIFVARAEDKDNPTYKKLAELYHDPAVVAAVKKDLGAGGTFKTNSTADLQKTLNGIEDDIKAAN; translated from the coding sequence ATGTCCCGTCCAGACCTGGTACGCCGACTGCCGCGGTTGCTCGGCGCCGTCGTCGCCGCGACCGCCCTGCTGCTGGCAGCCGCCTGCGGCACGGACTCCGGTGCCTCCGGAGGAGACGACAAGCACGTCAAGATCGGTGTCGCCGATGCGGCCGAGCCGTACTGGCAGACCTACAAGCAGAAGGCGTCCGAGGCCGGCATCGAGGTCGAGCTCGTCAACTTCTCCGACTACAACCAGCCGAACCCGGCGCTGACCCAGAAGCAGTTGGACCTGAACGAGTTCCAGCACCTGCAGTACCTGGCCGAATACAACGTGAAGGCCAAGCAGGACCTGACGCCGATCGGCGCGACGGCGCTCTACCCGCTGCCGCTGTATTCGACCAAGCACGCCAGCACCGCCGAGATCCCGGCCGGCGGCAAGGTCGCGATCCCCAACGACCCCACCAACCAGGCCCGTGCGCTGCTCGTCCTGCAGGCCGCGAAGCTGATCACCCTGAAGGACGGCGGCAACTCGCTGTCCACCCCGGCCGACGTGCAGCCGGGCGCCAAGATCAAGGTGGTGCCGGTGGACGCCAGCCAGACCGCGGCCAACCTGGGGAGCGTCGACGCCGCGATCGTGAACAACAACTACGCCACTGCCGCCAAGCTCGGCGAGGACAAGATCATCTACAAGGACAACGTGAACGCCGACGAGTTCAAGCCCTACATCAACATCTTCGTCGCGCGCGCCGAGGACAAGGACAACCCGACCTACAAGAAGCTGGCCGAGCTCTACCATGACCCGGCCGTGGTTGCCGCGGTCAAGAAGGACCTCGGCGCCGGGGGCACCTTCAAGACCAACTCCACCGCCGATCTGCAGAAGACACTGAACGGAATCGAGGACGACATCAAGGCTGCCAACTGA
- a CDS encoding thiamine-binding protein, translating into MIVAFSISPAAPDENGSVSAAVAEVVRIVRESGLPNETNAMFTNIEGEWDEVMAVVKRAVDVLAAESPRVSLVLKADIRPGYTGQLTAKVERVEQHLQGGRSAAE; encoded by the coding sequence ATGATCGTCGCCTTCAGCATCTCCCCCGCCGCACCGGACGAGAACGGATCGGTGTCGGCCGCCGTCGCCGAGGTCGTCCGGATCGTCCGCGAGTCCGGCCTGCCCAACGAGACCAACGCCATGTTCACCAACATCGAGGGCGAGTGGGACGAGGTGATGGCCGTGGTCAAACGGGCCGTCGACGTGCTCGCCGCTGAGTCGCCGCGGGTCAGTCTGGTCCTGAAGGCCGACATCCGCCCCGGGTACACCGGCCAGTTGACCGCCAAGGTCGAGCGGGTCGAGCAGCATCTGCAGGGCGGTCGATCAGCGGCCGAATGA
- a CDS encoding carbohydrate ABC transporter permease, whose translation MSTIEQTRTGLPDGDHASEPPRRRRLPRQWWVGYLLVLPFFLLFAAFGGYPLIFALQLSFTDWHGSGTLHWIGLDNYRYLLGNVDFWGSLLNSGVMWLLVVPVQTVVAIAVAAALTRSGRWYAKVLRTVTILPYVTPVAAMAQAFILLFDTNFGVTNFILSAIGLPKIGWLTTIFWSKPTIALFVLWKSSGFALIVMLAAVQQIPREVYEASAIDGAGPFRTFFSITVPLVRRATAFFVVVSTLGISQMFVEPYVLTKGGPYTSSQTSGLYLYNHIGASDLGTGAANSFLLVILVLLLSLISVRLLRAED comes from the coding sequence ATGAGCACGATCGAGCAGACCAGGACAGGGTTGCCGGACGGTGATCACGCAAGTGAGCCGCCGCGACGTCGACGATTGCCGCGACAGTGGTGGGTCGGCTATCTGTTGGTGCTTCCCTTCTTCCTCCTGTTCGCCGCCTTCGGCGGCTATCCGTTGATCTTCGCGCTCCAGCTGAGCTTCACCGATTGGCACGGCTCGGGCACGCTGCACTGGATCGGGCTGGACAACTACCGCTACCTGCTCGGCAACGTCGACTTCTGGGGGTCGCTGCTCAACTCAGGCGTGATGTGGTTGCTGGTGGTCCCGGTCCAGACGGTCGTCGCGATCGCGGTCGCCGCAGCGCTGACCCGATCCGGTCGGTGGTATGCGAAGGTGCTGCGGACGGTGACGATCCTGCCGTACGTGACTCCGGTGGCGGCGATGGCGCAGGCCTTCATCCTGCTCTTCGACACCAACTTCGGTGTCACCAACTTCATCCTGTCGGCGATCGGCCTGCCGAAGATCGGCTGGCTGACGACGATCTTCTGGTCCAAACCGACGATCGCTCTGTTCGTGCTCTGGAAGAGCAGCGGCTTCGCGCTGATCGTGATGCTGGCTGCGGTACAACAGATCCCGCGAGAAGTGTACGAGGCGTCGGCGATCGACGGCGCCGGGCCGTTCCGGACCTTCTTCTCCATCACGGTGCCGCTGGTGCGTCGGGCGACGGCGTTCTTCGTCGTGGTATCGACGCTTGGTATCTCGCAGATGTTCGTCGAGCCGTACGTGCTCACCAAGGGTGGCCCGTACACGAGTTCGCAGACCTCAGGTCTCTATCTGTACAACCACATCGGTGCCTCCGATCTCGGCACCGGCGCCGCCAACTCCTTCCTGTTGGTGATCTTGGTGCTGCTGCTGTCGCTGATCTCGGTCCGACTACTCAGAGCGGAGGACTGA
- a CDS encoding methionine ABC transporter permease, with translation MVVITLFAGGIGGLIIGTALYATRPGNLAQNKIIFNILNVLVNLIRPIPFIIFITAIGPLTMLAVGTTIGTKAAIFPMSVMAAVAIGRIVEQNLVAVDPGVVEAARSMGAGRLRILLTVVVPEALAPLILGYTFMFIGIVDMSAMAGYIGGGGLGDFAITYGYQQLNWAVTLLTVVIIIVIVQGAQLLGNVLARRVLHR, from the coding sequence ATGGTCGTGATCACCTTGTTCGCCGGAGGCATCGGCGGGCTGATCATCGGCACCGCGCTGTATGCGACCCGACCGGGCAATCTGGCGCAGAACAAGATCATCTTCAACATCCTGAACGTGTTGGTCAACCTGATCCGGCCGATCCCGTTCATCATCTTCATCACCGCGATCGGCCCGCTGACGATGCTCGCCGTCGGGACCACGATCGGCACCAAGGCGGCGATCTTCCCGATGTCGGTGATGGCCGCGGTCGCCATCGGTCGGATCGTTGAGCAGAATCTGGTCGCCGTCGATCCCGGCGTGGTCGAGGCCGCTCGTTCGATGGGGGCGGGTCGGCTCCGCATCCTGCTCACCGTGGTGGTCCCGGAGGCGCTGGCCCCGTTGATCCTGGGTTACACCTTCATGTTCATCGGGATCGTCGACATGTCCGCGATGGCCGGTTACATCGGTGGCGGCGGGCTCGGCGACTTCGCCATCACCTATGGCTACCAGCAGCTCAACTGGGCCGTCACACTGCTCACCGTGGTGATCATCATCGTGATCGTCCAAGGCGCTCAACTCCTGGGCAACGTCCTGGCCCGCCGCGTCCTCCACCGCTGA
- a CDS encoding carbohydrate ABC transporter permease, with protein sequence MVATVSSFAGPRRHPLGIALRRTAAALVIVAVCLAFCFPLWWMIVNSLRPGASILNDPLGFDPRDFTLRNWEGMLSNVPIIRALGNTTVVVAIKGAITMIFCPLAGYGFAKFDFPFKRQLFAFVMMTLMLPTLVLIIPLLVQMGELGWVNSFKALILPGAIDAFSVFWMRQVISDVPDELIDAAKIDGAGVLRTFYAVIVPVIRPGLAALAVLSLFNIYNDLVWPIVAINSEQKQTLAVLLAGLATNVSGSQMSVSSADLWGQLMAASAFATIPTVIIFILLQRHFIAGLLAGSAR encoded by the coding sequence ATGGTCGCAACTGTCTCGTCCTTCGCCGGACCGCGCCGACACCCGCTGGGCATCGCGCTCCGCCGGACGGCCGCCGCGCTGGTGATCGTGGCGGTCTGTCTGGCCTTCTGCTTCCCGCTCTGGTGGATGATCGTCAACTCGCTGCGCCCCGGCGCGAGCATTCTGAACGATCCGCTCGGCTTCGACCCGCGCGACTTCACCCTGCGCAACTGGGAGGGGATGCTGTCCAACGTCCCGATCATCAGAGCGCTCGGCAACACCACAGTCGTGGTGGCCATCAAGGGGGCGATCACGATGATCTTCTGCCCGCTCGCCGGGTACGGATTCGCCAAGTTCGACTTCCCGTTCAAGCGACAGCTGTTCGCCTTCGTGATGATGACCCTGATGTTGCCGACTCTGGTGTTGATCATCCCGTTGTTGGTGCAGATGGGGGAGCTCGGCTGGGTGAATTCGTTCAAGGCGCTGATCCTGCCCGGAGCGATCGACGCGTTCAGCGTGTTCTGGATGCGGCAGGTGATCAGCGACGTCCCCGACGAGCTGATCGATGCGGCGAAGATCGACGGTGCCGGTGTACTGCGCACCTTCTACGCGGTGATCGTGCCCGTCATCCGGCCCGGGTTGGCGGCCTTGGCGGTGCTCAGCCTGTTCAACATCTACAACGATCTGGTGTGGCCGATCGTCGCCATCAACTCCGAGCAGAAACAGACGCTCGCCGTGCTGCTCGCCGGCTTGGCCACCAACGTCAGCGGCTCGCAGATGTCGGTCAGCAGCGCCGACCTCTGGGGCCAGCTGATGGCCGCGAGCGCCTTCGCCACCATCCCGACCGTGATCATCTTCATCCTGCTGCAGCGGCACTTCATTGCCGGCCTGCTGGCCGGAAGTGCCCGTTGA
- a CDS encoding DUF2510 domain-containing protein, with translation MAATGWYPDPGGATGRYRYWDGSRWSAETTDDPTAPPPTASYGSATASSTGPTDPSSRPSALVGQRQKSRTGIVVGALVVLVVLILAVVFTVRAVTDRRDRVLMDPDPPQSSVSGWDDSSPLPTETPTPTQSAEPSDSASPQGLESCPDGDPSRRQNHPADDKRTYGGDLSFPKPAGYDDNAAYTHSMTWAYDTDGVYTSTEPAWASLLAVGYITSADGFKTTKQSADGMMQCIASSGYYSQFTGRKDVFSKKVTVDGHPGWALRSEIRVDNPDLSVEGDVAEVIVVDTGTAGQLSFFGGFVPIGDQPRIRTLDDTIAGLQVG, from the coding sequence GTGGCAGCAACCGGTTGGTATCCCGATCCCGGAGGAGCGACGGGGCGTTACCGCTATTGGGATGGCAGCAGGTGGTCCGCTGAGACCACCGATGATCCGACCGCCCCACCGCCGACCGCGTCCTACGGCTCGGCGACGGCTTCCTCGACGGGTCCGACGGACCCCTCGAGCCGGCCCTCCGCACTCGTTGGGCAGCGGCAGAAGAGCCGCACCGGCATCGTGGTCGGCGCCCTGGTGGTGCTGGTGGTGTTGATCTTGGCCGTGGTGTTCACCGTCCGAGCGGTGACCGATCGGCGCGACCGGGTGCTGATGGATCCGGATCCACCACAGTCCAGTGTCAGCGGCTGGGACGACTCGAGCCCGCTGCCGACCGAGACACCGACCCCGACGCAGAGCGCCGAGCCGTCCGACAGCGCCAGTCCACAGGGCCTGGAGTCCTGCCCGGACGGTGATCCGAGCCGTCGCCAGAACCATCCGGCCGACGACAAACGCACCTATGGCGGTGACCTGTCGTTTCCCAAACCGGCGGGCTATGACGACAACGCCGCCTACACCCATTCGATGACCTGGGCCTACGACACCGACGGTGTCTACACCAGCACCGAGCCGGCCTGGGCGTCGTTGCTGGCGGTCGGCTACATCACGTCGGCCGACGGCTTCAAGACCACCAAGCAGAGCGCCGACGGCATGATGCAGTGCATCGCTTCGTCGGGCTACTACAGCCAATTCACCGGCCGCAAGGACGTGTTCTCCAAGAAGGTCACCGTCGACGGCCATCCAGGCTGGGCACTGCGATCAGAGATCCGAGTGGACAATCCCGACCTGAGCGTCGAAGGCGACGTCGCCGAGGTGATCGTGGTGGACACCGGTACGGCCGGACAGCTGTCCTTCTTCGGTGGCTTCGTGCCGATCGGCGACCAGCCGCGGATCCGGACGCTGGACGACACCATCGCCGGCCTGCAGGTCGGCTGA
- a CDS encoding DUF2510 domain-containing protein, whose translation MAAAGWYPDPDGTPGRFRYWDGNQWSAATSNTPQAPPPGPTGPSAQRRQRGRAGLLIGGLAVLIVGAIVAALIVRALDDHHDTVLDDPDPPPSTASGWDDSSPLPTATPTPTPSKSARSPSPRSNPKVACAVGAPTERAKHPDNGRVYGGELSMPSPDSSWNHTNRDAIGLSFAYDVGLVDKIVEANWYESIAVGEVRTEDGFTGPEQAAEAITQCIASSTFYRGFQGRHDVYSKRHDVDGEPGWAVRTEIRVDDAGDDLEGDVSEAIVVDTGEQGTLSFFWGCVPIDDTARLEQLEAVMHDLRVS comes from the coding sequence ATGGCAGCGGCGGGCTGGTATCCCGACCCGGACGGCACCCCGGGACGCTTCCGTTACTGGGACGGCAACCAGTGGTCCGCGGCGACGAGCAACACTCCCCAGGCGCCGCCGCCGGGCCCCACCGGGCCATCGGCGCAGCGCCGACAGCGCGGCAGGGCCGGCCTGCTGATCGGTGGATTGGCGGTGCTGATCGTCGGGGCGATCGTGGCCGCGCTGATCGTGCGCGCCCTCGATGATCATCACGACACCGTGCTCGACGACCCTGATCCACCGCCATCGACGGCCAGCGGCTGGGACGACTCCAGTCCGCTGCCGACCGCCACTCCCACACCGACACCGTCGAAGAGCGCGCGGTCTCCGAGCCCGCGCAGCAATCCGAAGGTGGCCTGCGCGGTCGGTGCTCCGACCGAGCGGGCGAAGCACCCCGACAACGGCCGGGTGTACGGCGGTGAGTTGTCGATGCCGTCGCCGGACAGCAGTTGGAATCACACCAACCGGGACGCCATCGGATTGTCCTTCGCCTACGATGTCGGCCTGGTCGACAAGATCGTCGAGGCGAATTGGTACGAGTCCATCGCGGTCGGTGAGGTCCGCACCGAGGATGGATTCACCGGCCCCGAACAGGCGGCCGAGGCGATCACCCAGTGCATCGCGTCGTCGACCTTCTATCGTGGTTTCCAGGGACGGCACGACGTCTACAGCAAGCGGCACGATGTCGACGGCGAGCCGGGCTGGGCGGTGCGCACCGAGATCCGGGTGGACGATGCCGGCGACGACCTCGAAGGTGATGTCTCCGAGGCGATCGTGGTGGACACCGGTGAGCAGGGCACACTGTCCTTCTTCTGGGGTTGCGTGCCGATCGACGACACCGCCCGACTCGAACAACTGGAGGCCGTGATGCACGACCTCCGTGTCTCCTGA
- a CDS encoding DUF2510 domain-containing protein: MAATGWYPDPDGTPGRYRYWDGRQWSAETTDNPSIGSPTGGGPIGSSSTAQPASGAGRQAARRGRTGLILAALAVLLVVVVIATLVIRSLGDQRPGALGDPDPPESSVSGWDDSSPLPTASPPPTGDSTGPTSAVACAAGAPGSRNPHPSDGRLHGGRLSLEQPGSPWRRDDRYASGLSYAYDVSGASEQVEPSWFAMVAVGELHADDGFRRPKQAADGVLQCIASSFYYEYFTGRKDLSSKRFALDGHSGWSIRSEIRVDDPAVQAAGDVVEVIVLDTGDADRLSLFAGFVPIGDAARISQLDEVISGLRVD; encoded by the coding sequence GTGGCAGCGACGGGCTGGTATCCCGATCCGGACGGCACGCCGGGACGCTATCGCTACTGGGACGGCCGCCAGTGGTCGGCCGAGACGACCGACAACCCGAGCATCGGCAGCCCGACCGGTGGCGGTCCGATCGGCAGCTCCTCCACCGCACAACCTGCGTCCGGCGCCGGCCGGCAGGCAGCGCGCCGCGGCCGGACCGGGCTGATCCTGGCCGCCCTCGCCGTTCTGCTGGTCGTCGTCGTGATCGCCACCCTGGTGATCCGTTCGCTGGGTGATCAACGTCCCGGCGCACTCGGCGATCCTGACCCGCCGGAATCCAGCGTCAGCGGTTGGGACGACTCCAGTCCGTTGCCGACCGCGTCGCCGCCGCCGACCGGCGACAGCACGGGGCCGACCAGTGCCGTCGCCTGCGCGGCAGGTGCGCCGGGCAGTCGCAATCCGCACCCGTCCGACGGCCGGCTGCACGGCGGCCGACTGTCACTCGAACAGCCCGGCAGTCCGTGGCGACGCGACGACCGTTATGCCTCCGGACTCAGCTACGCCTACGACGTCAGCGGCGCCAGCGAACAGGTCGAGCCGAGCTGGTTCGCCATGGTCGCGGTCGGTGAACTCCACGCCGACGACGGTTTCCGCCGGCCGAAGCAGGCTGCCGACGGGGTGCTGCAGTGCATCGCCTCGTCGTTCTACTACGAGTACTTCACCGGCAGGAAGGATCTGTCCAGTAAGCGATTCGCCCTGGACGGCCATTCCGGCTGGTCGATCCGCAGCGAGATCCGTGTCGACGACCCCGCTGTGCAGGCCGCCGGCGACGTGGTCGAGGTGATCGTGCTGGACACCGGGGACGCCGACCGGCTGTCGCTGTTCGCCGGCTTCGTCCCGATCGGTGATGCCGCACGGATCTCCCAGCTGGATGAGGTGATCAGCGGGTTGCGGGTGGATTGA